The Oryzias latipes chromosome 11, ASM223467v1 nucleotide sequence ACACACCTaaacttaaacaaaataaatgacccattctattaaaaaatgaataaataaataaattcatatttAAAGTGGTCATGAATAAGAAAAGCTCAAGGCTACTTTGGAAGTAGAGGTGAGTGGACAGGAATCATAAAATCTTCTGGTACTTTTTAAAACGCACATTACAATGAAAAATTGCGGTTGAACTAACGTAAATTTAAGAAAAGTTTTGCTGTAGAATCaaaattttgggtttttttacatgtttacagTCAGCCAACAGATTTCTCCTCAGTAGTGTAAAACAATTGTTATTATTGTATTATTGTCAATACTCAGTCAATAGTTCATATTCATTTAGTCAAAGATGACAAACATAATTTTCCGGACGCAGAAATAGTCCACATTAAACTAGAATGTTCGGTTCGGACCCTTTTTGTGACAGAATCTGGGTTCCTGATCGTTTACTTGTAATGGAGGTCGTCGCCGCAGGGGGCGCTCGCGTGCAGCTCCAGGTGGCGCGCGGGGGGCGCGTCTGAAGCGGGTTTCAATTTCAAACCCAAACAGTCTGAGGGACGAGCCTGTGGAGAGTGGGCGAGCCGCGAGCGCCTTTACCGAGGATTTGCCGCGCTTTGTCGTTTACGCCGCCTTTACTTCAGCAGTTTACACCGAACCGTGTCGGTCACCgcgaatttttgctccatttttatGATAAATCTACGTTCTGGTTCTCTGACACATACGGTGGCCGAAAAGGAGATTTGAGTCATTTATTGAATCGCTGCTGTGGTTcaattgcttttgtttttatttgagatcGCGGCTGTCCTCCATTATTATCATGCCGAGGTCCAACAGGCAGAAGGAGTACAAACCCGGAGACCTGGTGTTCGCCAAGATGAAGGGGTACCCGCACTGGCCCGCCCGGGTAAGCATCCGCACCAACCCGTTCGGAGTTAGTTTGGAGCGGGTCGGAGACGTTTCCGATCCACGAGGCCTACCGCTGCTAGCTAGCATGAGTTAGCCTAGCCCCGCACAGGAAGCTAGCGGAGCATCAACGCGCAGCCCCGCAGTCACACTGGCGGGTTCGTGGTGAGCGGTTCTTGGTTCTGTTCGTGTTTGGAACCCAAACGTCCAAGTGGCGCCGGCGGCGGATGAAGCCCGGAGGCCCGCGGCACTCTGACCCAGCGCGAGCCCGTTCACGCAGGCCCGACCGGCTAACGCTCCCGAGAACCGGGAAGGCTGGCTGCAGACTAACGCAGATGTCACGCTCGTCCGTGAACGCTGCGGTGGTTCGGGGGCTGACCCGCAAACAGCGAGCTTCCCCGCAGGCAGCGTGGCCGCATTATAAGCTGCTGTGGATCAGTGGGTTGTCAtgtatgtgatgcacatgtgaagaattgacaataaagttgactttgactCATTTCTctctgggggggggttgctagCAGACGTTTTTGCTCACGCGCACTTGTTGTTGCCACAGTTTTTCTGTTGTAGCTTTAAAGTCCAaacctggttctggttctgcagtGATGGGGTGGCAGAACCCTCAGAACAGGAGCGCGCCGCGACGATCATGCgcaactttgaaagaatttacATTAAtgagcctttattttgaaattctgcTCAACTCGGAACTGGATTCTCTGCGTGAATAactaaaaaaagtgatttaattTACTCAGAGCTCCAGACATTTCTCTGTGGGGGTGGGCTCATGTAGTTCCTATGGTGTCCATGCATCAGAAGAGCCACACTTTCAGGCCAAATGGTGTCTGCTGGCTCTGCTGCTTCCCCCTGGTTGTCTTATCAGCCAGGCCTCAACAGCCCGGAGCCCTGCCCCCCCGGGGGTCCTATCTGGAAACGCCAAAAGGCTGCTTTGGCTGACCCCACCTGTCCTGCTCACGAGGGACGCCTCACAATGTGCCCCTAAGGGCAACAGGGTTCCCCACCCTGAGTCCACCATCAGGACTCTGCAGATGTTTGCATGAAGGACGTGACACATAACCCGTCCTGTTGTGACTGAATTTCTCATTTGTTTCGTTGACTGGAGTCTCTCCAACAGAGTTTCCATTCTAACCACCGTTTATTTGTGTCAGAAACCGTTTTTTACGTTTGAAGCATTTGGAGTTTGTTTCACTCGGACGCTGAACACGTCTCGTCCTCACAGCTGCTTCACATTCATGTCAGAATGATCTCTGGTCCGGTTCTGTGGCGGCGCACGGTTCTGTACGTGTTTTGGCTGTTCTAGACGCTGCGCTCTCCTCTCACAGATCGACGAGTTACCCGAAGGAGCCGTCAAGTCGCCCTCAAACAAATACCAGGTCTTCTTCTTCGGGACACACGAGACGTGAGTCTTCCTCCTGTTTTCACTCCTGTGATGAAGGAAATCTGTGTCTGAGATCATCTCTAGGATTTGAATATAACCTCATTTACATCGTTCTAGATAATTAACGgggcatttatttattatagtaTCGACACCAGTGTTTAAAATGTCCAACGATGGTATTTTATTTGGGGGAATTGATCGGCGTTTGATCTCCACAGCGCGTTTCTCGGAGCTAAAGATTTGTTTCCGTATGAAGAATGCAAAGAGAAGTTTGGCAAAGCGAACAAGAGGAAAGGCTTCGCTGAGGGTCTGTGGGAGATCGAGAACAACCCGTCCGTCACGCACGAGGGCTACGAGGTGAGGAGCATGATGGGATGGATGCAGGTTTGCTCAGAACGGTTCCTTCACCTTTGAAAGACTGCTAACCGCTTTGAACCCTGGAGAACTGAACAGCTCCAATTTAATCTCAAAAAGGAACAAACAGAAACCAAACGTATTGAACGTTAAATGGAAATTGTTGTCGGTTCTCTGgggttcaataaagttttagtgGGAAAACACGTGACTTTCTGACCCCAGTGTTTGTTTCTGGGTAATCTGGCCGCCGATCTGAACAGTTTTGATGTTGTGCAATTGATTTATGATATGGGTGGCTGTGACCCGGAGGTAGAGCGGTCGGCCTCTGACTGGAACGTTGCCTATCCAAGTGTTCTTGAGGAAAGCTCGTTGTCCTCCGGGTCAGGGCGTGAATGTGAAGCGCTTGCATGAGGGCAGAAAGGCTTTtcatgaaaaactttatttaaaccaaaatgaaatTCAAGGCAAAGCAGGAAGTAGTTTAGTAGTTGGGTTTTGTTGACGCCGTGGCGACCGTGAGATCCGCTTCACCTTCTGACCGCTTCCTCTTAGTCGTCAAAGAAGGACAACGCCCCCGAGGCGGCCAGGGAGACGGCCGGCTCGGAGAAGGCCGCCGCTGAGGGCAGCAGCGACGAGGACGAAGGAACCCTGGTCATCGACGAGAAGAACGAGAGAGCGGGAACCAAACGGAAAGCAGAATCCACAGAGGTGAGCTGCAGCGTCCCAAAGAACAAACGCCGGTGTGGCTCCTCCCTCACCGCCCACGCGTCTGTGACAGGCCTCGCCCAAGCGGCCAAAGGACGCCGAGGCAGAAGCCGACGGCAACAAGTCCAGCACGGAGGGTAAGCTGAACGACGTGGGCGGAGCCAAGGCGTCCACGCCCTCCACACAGAGCGAGTCCAAACCGGACCCCAAGGAAAGCGCCCCCGCCGGGGCTCAGCTAACGGCAGAGAAGGTGGGTGACCGCCGCTCGGCAGGCCGCCAGCGAAGCCACGCCCTCCTCTGAACACCTGTCCTTCCCTTTTCTCCGTAGGCCGCCACTGACAGCGCCTAACATCCGCTCAGATGCAACCAAGAACCTTCAGTGCTTATCTCTGGAATCCAACCGTCAACCAGTTACCTGCAAAGGCCAGATTTCAGCCGTTCCACCAGAAAATTCCAAATCAGAAAACAGAACTCGGAGATTTGAGAGACGAACCTTCATTTGGGATTTCTGGGATGTGGTTTATCCCAGAAACGTTTGCTAATTTGACTCCTAAAACAATTTAAGCGGAGCGTTTTCCCGCTCGTGTCGACAGCGTTTTGGTGTGtatatagtttttattttaagtgcaATTACATAATTACAAAGACTGAATGATGGGTGTGGAGCATTTCTCAGTTGGAGGGAACAACGTGAATAAACAAAGAACATTTCTGAGTGAATTGAAGACAAAATTccaatgcttttgtttttccaactgAAATATTGTACAGAAAGGAACCGTTCTTCAGATCCGTGTTCATCCGTGTTCCTCGCTTCAACCTCTCTGTAATTCAGTCCTTGGATGCATGAGTTGCACTTCCTGTCTCCTCTCCTCCATTATGGTCTTGCTTATTcagtggcattttttttactctgtgtGTACGCTTCACAGCGGGCGACCCGGTTCTACCGGGCCGGTTCTGGTGTGTGAAGCTCATTCTGAAACGACCCCCTTGAGATTGAACCTGTGAGTCATCAGTGAGCATCACGCCTGTAGTTGAGATAGATTCCTGAATGTCGTCCGCTTCACTTAGAAACGTCTGCATTACAGATCAATGATCGAGTCCAGCTGTGGTGGAGTGTCTGAGCGTGGAGGCTGGGTGTATATTCATAAGCTTGGAGGTGTATCATTGAAATTGTAAACACTAAAAAATACGCCCATTTGAGTAAAGGTGTGACCCCGCCCCCGTCCATACCTGGAGCTCCGGTCCGCTCCACGACAGTGATGGTGTCGTTGTGGATGTTCAGTCTGTGCTCCGGGGTTCTGTCGTGTTCTGGGAGATGTTTGTCTGCAGTTCATGCAGAAGCTGCCCTCAGGGGGGGCAGTTCCTGCTGTTTGAATAGAGAAGCTGCCCTCAGGGGGGGCAGAACCGTCATCAGCAGACGCCTCAGAGCATCAACAGAGTTCTGGGATTTTGTGTTACTTTAGGAATCTGCCAATCATCTTCTGCTGCTTAGTTGACCATTGTGACTGCCTGTcgatttaataaaaatgttgattacAAAGAAGtgttcttgttttattgtttgcatgtttttctgttcCGGCTTTTTCCTATTCAGGATGGCAAAATATGGGTAtttgacatgtttgtgtttattgcaTTTAGTACATGTTATCGCTTTAAAGCCAATAACTTTAAAGGGCAGCAGCACCTCTgtgaataaagattttttttttaaagttaaaatgatTTACCATTGCTTTGCACCTGAAAGTCTAAGTAAATTGGTGGTGTAGAGGTttttaatatgtaaataaagTGTGTTGTTTATTGTAACCCTCCAGCCGGTCCGCAGTAGTTCCTCCTGTCCAGTAGGTGGCGCTGCTCGCAAGCAGTAGCGTCCGCTCTTTCACCCGCGACGTGGGAGTCCAACTCGGGTAAGTTCTTCAAACGCACCGCTGACTACATTTTCTGTTAACACTTTAAACAGTGAACTATTCTCCATGTtttcaaaagataaaataatagACTACATCGCCCTTCGCAGCAGTTAACTGCGGCGTTTTCTGGTCAGTAACCTTAGCCTAGCTTAGCTGCTGTTCTGTgggtcttcttcttctgcagcttGAATGAATCCGCAACGACAGACAGCATGAGGCTGACGGCGCTCCTGTCCATGGCGGCCAAAGTGGTGGCGCCCAAAGATTACCGCTACGGCACGAACAGGCCGTGGACCGTCGCAGCCAAGAGGCTCAACCCTCCGGGGAAGCGGAGGAGGAAGGTGTTCGTGGAGCCGCTGGAGGCCGAAGACTGGAGCGTAGTCCGCGGAGACCTGGTACGGAAGCCGCGTGGCGCTTATCTGACACATTCACGTTTGAGCGGTTGGATTAAAAAACAACTCAGCATTGATTCATCAAATGTATGGATTTATTTCTCATGCATCGAGTCAGTTTAACACATAACTCCTGTCTGCTCAGATCTGCATCTCTGAAACTCCATCTTCCACAGAAACTCCTTTATTTCAACCACAGCTGTTTTATCTTACACACGCTCTTGTTTTGAAGAACCACAGCTCGCACCTGTTCAGGTGCGAATATGTcattgttctgctttttttgtcttcaggtTGAGATTCTGGCGGGGAAGGACAAAGGGAAGCACGGGAAGGTCATCCAGGTGTTCAGACGCAGAAACTGGGTCATCCTGGAGGGACTGAACACGGTAAGATCAGCTTTTTAATCACCCCTAGATGAACAACTCAGGGCTTTGGATGAAAAagtcaaaggtttttttctctctctctattTTACCTCAGTCCAAACTCAGAATTTAACAGAACCAAAGAACACAGATGCTGTCTGTACGCAGTGATCTGCATTTATTCAATGACCCTTATGGCCGTTTCTGTCACTTAAATCATTCAGAATTTAATCATTCAGTCTGAGTGACGACGTTTCATCTGTTTGCATTTGTACAGCTGCTGTAAGAAAAGTATTGGAGTCTCGTCTTCTGTAATTATTTTCTCTACAATGAAAATGCTTTTGGATATTTTCAGGTATTGATTCTTTTCCAcctgattttaattatttataggTCAGGAACTGTCTTGTTTTGTCATTAGTGAAGGTTGTGTGTTTGGTATCCACTAGATGGAGCAGCCTTTCCAATGAGTGGCTGTTTTTGTTCTGCCTCAGCATTTTAGGTATGTGGGGAAAAGCCCCGATTACCGGGGGACCTACGTCGCCAGCGAGGCGCCGTTGCTGCTTGGGGACGTGGCCCTGGTCGACCCCTCAGACAGGTACTCAAACCTGAGCCTAAATGCTTCAATCCACCGTTTTAGGCCCATTTCAGTCAATGGGCCGCTCTTCACCACtgctgtgatgaagaaccagaacctcagCAGAACCCACCCTCAGCTGAGCTTCTTTAACGCTTTCATGCTTCAGGAAACCCACTCAAGTCGAGTGGAAGTACACAGAGGAGGGCGAGCGGGTCCGTGTGTCGGTCCGGACCGGCCGGATCATCCCGAAGCCCGTGGTGGAGCGGCGGGACGGCATCGTGCCGCAGCAGTGGAAAGGTGAGCCCCCCTGACTGAAGGATGGAGGCGGAGCTTGTTGGGCACAGGAAACGGGCTTCAGGTTCTATAAAACCGGTCCAGTAACGTTGGAgtggttctgtttgttctgCTGCTCAGACGGGCCCAAAGACACCAGTCCTGAAGACGCGCTGGAGAAAACCTACGTCCCGTCGCTGAAGACGCTGGAAGAGGACGTCATGGAGAAACTGGGCATCCAGGAGAACCGGAGGCACCGGACCTCGTATTGGTACTGACCCGGTTCTGCAGAGAACGCAGCTTCTGGTTGGTCGCCTCGGAGGTTTCAGCCTTGAAGGTTCATAAACGTAAATCGTATTCATGTTAAAACGGAGGTTCTGTGGAAAGTAGAACAAACGTGGAACAAACCAAAACACCAggaagagcccccccccccccccccccccccccatgtaaaGCATTTCCCGTTACTATGGCCAATCACTGATCATTATGGTCTGGGCTGCATCATCCGTTTTCCCCTGTCTGCTGTGAATAAAGGTGCTCAGCTCCGGCGTGTTGGTCTGTCCCGTCGTCATGGTGATGTTTGCACAGTCATCCGTCATGAAGGAGTTTCCAGAGTCTGGGATCCGTGAGGAGACCACACCCACGCCTCCGGTTTTCCACTCAGGCCACAGTTAGGctttcaatcaaactttatttaaaaggacATTCAAACAACATCAAATTCTGGTGGTAACATctgctgtgtgtttgtcttCACGACTCTGTGACATTTCAAGAGATTCACAGGTAAAGGTGGTTTGGTCAAAGTAGAACCTCACAATCAGCTTTCATGTctacacttttatttaaaataaactgtgaaCACAAACATTAAAGCCGCCAGCGGCGTTGTTTGGTCCGTAGAACTGACCCAGCTCTCTGTATGACCCGCCCCCACTGGCTATTACACGCCCCTCAATCGCCCCCCTGCCCCTTGCCGGGTGGTCGTGGTCGCCTGGGACAAATGAGTGgacagaaacacttttttcagaatggtagcttttctgttggttttatctccatagcaaccatttcctGTTTTGGTCGTCTGGGGCTGACAAACACGtcaatgtcatttttagaagaatctgcaaaagtacatttgtggatttccttggcaacagaggtttattgttaaccacgcccacactCCTAATATGGTCATATTGTATTTTgtatcgttttgttcagcttgagccaacgatTCATGATTTAACTGTACACagtattttggtaaaaaatgtgtGAGCAACAGGAAAATGCAACATTAGCAAGTTCGCCACGATAACGccgtttaaaatctaaaaactttaCCGGTATTTCTAAATTTTTCTCCCAAATAGCTTCCAATGACACTGGAAGAGTTAGGAGGCGATAGATTTTTAATTCCAAGGGGGAGTTTGAATTTGACcttttcctgaggtcaaaggtcatcgaAGCTTTAATTTTGGATGTAGACTTAAGCtggcggtgtgtgtgtgtgtgtgttcgtgtgtgtgtgtgttcgtgtgtgttcgtgtgtgtgtgtgttcgtgtgtgtgtgtgttatcgtgtatgtgtgtgttcgtgtgtgtgtgtgtgaggtatcgtgtgtgtgtgtgtgttcgtgtgtgtgtgaggtatcgtgtgtgtatgtgtgtgtgtgtgaggtatcgtgtgtgtatgtgtgtgtctgtgtgtgaggtatcgtgtgtgtatgtgtgtgtctgtgaggtatcgtgtgtgtatgtgtgtctgtgaggtatcgtgtgtgtatgtgtgtgtgtgtgaggtatcgtgtgtgtatgtgtgtgtgtgtgtgaggtatcgtgtgtgtgtgaggtatcgtgtgtgtgtgtgtgtgtgtgaggtatcgtgtgtgtgtgtgtgtgtgaggtatcgtgtgtgtgtgtgtatgtgtgtgtgtgaggtatcgtgtgtgtatgtgtgtgtgtgtgaggtatcgtgtgtgtatgtgtgtgtgtgtgtgaggtatcgtgtgtgtgtgaggtatcgtgtgtgtgtgtgtgtgtgtgaggtatcgtgtgtgtgtgtgtgtgtgaggtatcgtgtgtgtgtgtgtatgtgtgtgtgtgaggtatcgtgtgtgtatgtgtgtgtgtgtgaggtatcgtgtgtgtatgtgtgtgtgtgtgtgaggtatcgtgtgtgtgtgaggtatcgtgtgtgtatgtgtgtctgtgaggtatcgtgtgtgtatgtgtgtgtgtgtgaggtatcgtgtgtatgtgtgtgtgtgtgtgaggtatcgtgtgtgtgtgaggtatcgtgtgtgtgtgtgtgaggtatcgtgtgtgtgtgtgtgtgtgaggtatcgtgtgtgtgtgtgtatgtgtgtgtgtgaggtatcgtgtgtgtgtgaggtatcgtgtgtgtgtgaggtatcgtttgtgtgtgtgtgtgtgtgtgaggtatcgtgtgtgtgtgtgtgtgtgtgaggtatcgtgtgtgtgtgtgtgtgaggtatcgtgtgtgtatgtgtatgtgtgtgtgtgaggtatcgtgtgtgtgtgaggtatcgtttgtgtgtgtgtgtgtgtgaggtatcgtgtgtgtgtgaggtatcgtgtgtgtgtgtgtgtgaggtatcgtgtgtgtgtgtgtgtgtgaggtatcgtgtgtgtgtgtgtatgtgtgtgtgtgaggtatcgtttgtgtgtgtgtgtgtgtgaggtatcgtgtgtgtgtgtgtatgtgtgtgtgtgaggtatcgtgtgtgtgtgaggtatcgtgtgtgtgtgaggtatcgtgtgtgtatgtgtgtgtgtgaggtatcgtgtgtgtatgtgtgtgtgtgaggtatcgtgtgtgtgtgaggtatcgtgtgtgtgtgaggtatcgtgtgtgtatgtgtgtgtgtgtgaggtatcgtgtgtgtatgtgtgtgtgtgaggtatcgtgtgtgtatgtgtgtgtgtgaggtatcgtgtgtgtatgtgtgtgtgtgaggtatcgtgtgtgtatgtgtgtgtgtgtgaggtatcgtgtgtgtatgtgtgtgtgtgaggtatcgtgtgtgtatgtgtgtgtgtgtgaggtatcGTGTGTAAGGTTGCTTGAACTAACATTTTTTCCCGACACGCGTTTTGGTTTCTTTGGTGACTATTTGATTCTCATAAACCATTTTGATCTGattcattttttgacattttcctgctgtgatgtcatcgtgggggggtggggggacagtAGGGGTTTAGGAACGTTACATAGACTGGTGTTGACAGACGTGACGCTCTGGATGCCgtgaggcatgatgggaaagcGGAAGCTGCTTTTTCCTGCACAGACTGCAGGATCCACAGGTTTCTGTCCGTTCTGTGATCATCAAAGGAAAGCGCCGCGGTCACGCGTCCCGGTCACGCGTCCCGGTCACGCGTCCCGGTCACGCG carries:
- the hdgf gene encoding hepatoma-derived growth factor yields the protein MPRSNRQKEYKPGDLVFAKMKGYPHWPARIDELPEGAVKSPSNKYQVFFFGTHETAFLGAKDLFPYEECKEKFGKANKRKGFAEGLWEIENNPSVTHEGYESSKKDNAPEAARETAGSEKAAAEGSSDEDEGTLVIDEKNERAGTKRKAESTEASPKRPKDAEAEADGNKSSTEGKLNDVGGAKASTPSTQSESKPDPKESAPAGAQLTAEKAATDSA
- the mrpl24 gene encoding 39S ribosomal protein L24, mitochondrial isoform X1, with translation MRLTALLSMAAKVVAPKDYRYGTNRPWTVAAKRLNPPGKRRRKVFVEPLEAEDWSVVRGDLVEILAGKDKGKHGKVIQVFRRRNWVILEGLNTHFRYVGKSPDYRGTYVASEAPLLLGDVALVDPSDRYSNLSLNASIHRFRPISVNGPLFTTAVMKNQNLSRTHPQLSFFNAFMLQETHSSRVEVHRGGRAGPCVGPDRPDHPEARGGAAGRHRAAAVERRAQRHQS
- the mrpl24 gene encoding 39S ribosomal protein L24, mitochondrial isoform X2; the protein is MRLTALLSMAAKVVAPKDYRYGTNRPWTVAAKRLNPPGKRRRKVFVEPLEAEDWSVVRGDLVEILAGKDKGKHGKVIQVFRRRNWVILEGLNTHFRYVGKSPDYRGTYVASEAPLLLGDVALVDPSDRKPTQVEWKYTEEGERVRVSVRTGRIIPKPVVERRDGIVPQQWKDGPKDTSPEDALEKTYVPSLKTLEEDVMEKLGIQENRRHRTSYWY